Genomic segment of Gasterosteus aculeatus chromosome 4, fGasAcu3.hap1.1, whole genome shotgun sequence:
ttgcATAATTTGTGGCCTTTTTGATATGGCTCTTCAGCTCCATTATTGAGCAACATGGATTTCTTCTTCAATTAGATAAGTCTCAATTAGacatctgaaaaaagaaaaaaaaaaccaaagacCTAAATTTTCAGAGTTAACAAGATTCATATTTGTGCGATTTCTTTACATAGGTTTTATGTTAAAGAATAAGCAAGTAGACATTTAGATTCTACAGTAATCTAGGTGATAATTTGAACACTTACTCTGCACACTGTTTCACGTGTTGCCTATTTGGACATTGAGAATACAGAAACAAGTGAATGTTAAAGGaaagtggaaaataaaaacagtggaGTCTGATCACTTCCATTCATTTGTCCTTACACGTTTCCATTGAACTGCTCTTGAGAATTCCTTGAATCACGGTGTGAGGAGCTTAAGTATCGTGTGGCCCGGTACAAACATCTATCTTCAAGTACTCGTTAACTCACATTGCTGGAGGCCATAATACTGAGCCATTTAACCTTCATTTTAAGAATTCAAGCAAAAAAGTTTAGTGGAATTGAAAAACCTTTCCTGTCAGGCGTCAGAAAGCATTCCATTGAAATACAATTATGGAAATAGTTTGTATGAGTAGAAGTTGTCTGAATACAGGCTGCAAATGTGATGCTTTATCTCAAACACTCACAGGACATCAACatcagattacatttttttttaatcagctaGGTGACATGTAGATCACTTCAGTAATGAGGCCTGGGAACACGTAAAACTAAAACTTCCAGATGAGCAAGAAGcatatcatttatatttatcaGCATTTTACGTCAATACGGTTGTCTCACGATCAAAGTAAAATCCTATTTGTTGTTCCATAGTTCTGCCCTGAAGCTAAATATTGCATCGCCATGTTTAAACCACTATACATATGGTCGGCATTAGCATCTGGAACATTATTCAGATGGTAAAATCAGTCCAATCCCGAGGTGCATCTGGTGCGATTCTGACTTGAATGAGAGGCCGGAGAGCTGCGGGATGGGTCCGTCTTCACTGCTTGGGTTTCAAAGCTGTGGTAAAGACACCAACAATAATGGCAAATACAGTGAAGCCTTGGGCAAAGATCCGGCCCCTCATCAACAGCTGGGAGTGTCGTGTTTTTCCTTGATGGAAGGCACGGAGACCGTAAATCAGCATTCCTGCGGTTCCCAAACAACCTGGAGAAGCAAAAAAGAGGCAACTTACAGGAAACAGAACAACGCCTAGCAACTGGATCCACGAGAACAAGGGCAAAGTGATgagcaggtcaaaggtcgaacAAGGGCAAAATGAGGACCAGATAATGAGGCTGGATTAGAATAACTACCAcctaacgtctattcctaaATACTTTCTTGACCTCTGGAAAATGTTATGGGGTCAAGGAGCGATGGTTAGGGGAATCATGAGTTAGGAAAAGGCAACCGCGGTGTTTAGAGACTCCGACCCCGCTTTCGCTTACATTGTTATGATACGACGGGAGACGCACATTAGTGACGTCAGTCACCAGCGGTGAAACTACAATGTCTCCgaagatggactacaaagaGGGGCATTGAAGATGCCTccgtctcctttcctttcgtaaAGGATGGTCTAGTGGTTCCTTTGCTAAAAGGAGCCACGTATGGAAGCTTCTGTCCTTAGCTTTAGAGGATCCCAACAGCTCTCATCATGGCGGCCACTTACTCAGTtaggaaaaaaagcatttttaaaatcCTTGTCCACCATAAGCGGGGGTGACGAATAGTTTCGGTAGTGAacaacaaactaacatgtaACGACAGGGCGAGCTAACGTGTTTCCGTGATTAGCTTAAGCCATTAGCTAAACACGGTACACGGAGTGTTGAGTCGAGTGCGAACATGCAACTAGACACTTTCTTTTTACATTAAAGGACCGCCTGTGCCGTCTCTGTTGGTACTTGTGTAACTTATCTCCACAGCCGTAACGTTGTGTAACTCACCTATTGGGACGAACGGGTTCTCCTTGGTTTTTCTAATAAATTTCTCTTTGAAGGTGTCATCTTTCGCTTTCGGCGAAGGGTTGAAGCCATCGATGAGCGGCGGCTGCGAAAAGTCAAAGGGCACAAACGCTGATGTCGATGGCTTGGCTGTTTGCTCGGGAACCGCTGGTGTGCCCGCCATGTCAACCTGACGCTGTAAAACCGATCGAGTTAATGGTTGAACTGGGAAATTAGACTTCCGGTTACGCTTTCACTTTAGACTTCATAATAAAAGTCCTGACATTTTCAAGGTGAGGAATGACATTAAAGAATTGTGTGTGAATTTGCACACAACAAAAACGAAGTTCTCTGCACATAACCATTAATGTCCAATACCTACGGAAGAGCATAGGGATATAGGGGTTAATGGGCGATACGGCTGTACGTCAGGTTATTAATACATTAAAGACGGTACTCTGGTTCTGACCCCCAAGGTGGCAGCGACTTTCAGTCTCCTCCTTCACAACAAAAGCACATACACCCCAACACTTGAAATTATAACTGTAAAAACGTACAGCAAAAGACAGGATACCCTTTAAGCAACTGTTTCGGACCAGTTAGTCGATATAAGTAACCTATTGAATTGGGACTGCAGACTCGGATATGCAGTCTGCAACTGTACAATTTGTCACGAGAAATTAAACAATCTAATGAATTGTAACCTATGATATCCTCTGATCACTTAGTTtctaaataattgaaaatattttaaacaagACAATATTGtagttttaaaaatatgtaGTATGTTATTCTGGGTTTATTATATTTCTGTTCGTGTGGCTGTATCAATTATATTGTTTCTttaatattagggctgtcaattgATAAAAATAGCTCATtgatctcacattttgaaattcattaatcgttAAAGACAATCTCATAAATGAACGAGTAATATTCGAGTAAAAAGAAAGTGTGTACTTTATAAACCATTTGTCTAAAATAGAAGTTATTTCAATagtattttttaaaacacaaaactactaaAAATAGGTGTGATCaccttggaggcagaattccaccgggtgcaacatgttgaactagcgactcttcccgctgtcctcgtgcagtttgctgtgctctcaactcgccatctattgacagctgtgtttgaagtgtcaCCAATCTCCCCAcgtttagccaggacgttttcccaaaccactgtcttttagggacacagtggtcctctgcagactgtgtgccgtgcagatgttgagatggaagcagTGGAGCACTACGGACCATCAGTCCAAAAGTGGCCCGTTTGCCatcatcccccttctgtttgacacgtagAGAAATTCGTctgcagttctccgctgtatgttgcGCCTTTGTTAGTGTTTTACTTGCAATGCAAACAGCTCACTATGTTTAACAACTGTCTCAGTCTCTTCggtctaactgactgcagcagaCGGTGGTTTGTCAAGTCAACgcacaccggaagtaaacaaagcgTTAAAATATTGTATCGCGTTGACAATAATCTCATGGATTAACAATTTAACTTTGATGACCTTATTTAATACACAAGTAGTGATATGTACATTTACTGTTCCTGTGTAATGCCAGGATACTATACTGTTGTATTTCATAATTTAGGATTGTTTTACAGTACCCAGTTTGCTAATCTCAACAAAGCCAACACTTACAGAATCTCAGTAGTCGGTGAAATCTAGTGTTTTCAAACCTCAACTAGTCTAAATAAGAAAAAGTTTTGTATTTTGAAGAATGAATACATTTAGAGTACTCCCCAATGGCTGTTTACTTGAGCCAATATCAGATTCCAACCAATGTATCCTGTTGCTATATCATCTGGCGCGACAGTGAATACTTTCCAGCGAGCTCAATTCTCAGCTAAAAACAAATAAGCAcctcgaagaaaaaaaaaagaaaaaaaattgccaAATAGAAATCTGTTCTTTAAAGGCAATTTGCAACCACAAAGGCAAGTCTCAAGAGGGCACATCGACACCTGCTGAGAAGAACTAAACAGATGCGGCCCAAAAACATCtacaaaattgaaaaaaaaaatgaagtcagAACATGGAAGAATACAGTCGGGAAGaacgtttaataaaaaaaacgcacaaatacttttcaatctttttattgaatattaaggtaaatatttcacattaatACAGGCTACATAAAGTAGAGCCACTATACGACATGAAATTTACTCTCATTTTAACCCTTTTTAGTATGTAAACAATTATACATGTATTTACCACTCTAAAAGGTTCtgatttctctttctctttaggTAATCATCATCTAGTTCTGGGCCAAGTTTAAATAGCTACTTCATGTTGAGCCCCCTGCAGCCCAAGAACGGTGTATGTGGGTTTAAGTCAAAATCGCTAAACTACGCAGAGAATGGATCCTGTTTAACAGGTGATCgcgcttgtttgtttgcatcatCAGGACACTGCTAACAGCTCTCGAACAATTTCGCTTTCTTTGTTTGAGATAGGCACATCAAAGAATGGTGTCAAGAGAACTTCCGATTCTTCAACTTCTGCTCTGCACTCTCAGGTCTCTACTAAGGTTAACACGTtgcacgttttcttttttcttgtcttaTTCGGTCATATTCGTCAGTTGGTAATTAATGTTTGCGCTCTAGGTCATGCTGTGTGCGTTTGATTGCTGTGGACGCCGTCTAGTTGACGTGGTTCAGGTGCACATTTCCCACATGAGGTGCCCAGGTACCAGGCCACACCTGAGGGGAGAGAGGACCAATAAAGGGGTTTATGTTAGAACGAGCGTCGTCAAATATTGCATTTGACTAGTGGGAGAAACACTAGACCGTTCAACTCTTAAGCATATGATTAGACACTAAGggtatcattttaaaaaaggacagtACCTGCTGCTGCGGATCAGAGTTATCTGCGTTGTTTGGGACCACTTTGATGATGGGGCTCCATGCAGGGTCACTAGCGTGCAAACCATTGTACATTGGTGCACCCGGCCCCTCTGCCATGGGAGGATGAGGGGGCAGCATGCCTCCATACATCGACATAGGCATTCCCTGAACAAACAATAGCACATCATTGGTTAAAGGCGTGGGCCTATGAGAAACGGGGGAAGAATCATCTGCAGATCTCCGACACCTTTGGGAAGTCCATGTAACTGTTGGGCAAATGCTGAGGCTGGTGGTAGTTGTTAGCGGGGTTCGCAATGCCCGTGTCGTCCTGCTCCATGGGCTGGTGCTGGGAAAACGCTGACTGCTCCGTGTGCAGCTGAGGGTGCATCATGTGGCTGCTCATCAGGGGTTGGGACCAACCGGACATGGCTTCTGCATCAAGACAGAAGGAGTCGACATTATTAGTGCATATCAGCTAAACGCTGCACAATATCTGAGATTGGACAATGGGATTGGGTTTGAAATTCATTTGAAagttttccccttttcttttaattgtaacaaagaaaacagaaaaactaaATACCTGAGGAAAATGTGCGTTTGCTCTTACCCGAAGCACTGCCAACCCCGAATGACCAAATGCCTCCCTGTCCAACAGACGCCGTGTAGCTGGTGGTGAGGAGAGGTGGGTTGACAGAACCGGTCTGCCTGATTCTGGCCAGCCGCTCAGTGCCGATGGGTGGGGGAACCTTGCGGTCCTGCTGTGAGGAGCTGCCTTGCTTAGgctggggaggaggtggagcagaggTGGAAAGGGCGGAGGATGACACTgttgatggaggagggacaggaGATTCACCTGGTGCAGAAGAGACAGTATAGGAAGGGATAGTTACGGTCAGATCAAATTCACACATTTAGAAGTATTgctaaaaataatttaaaaaagggccATTTGTAAATGATATAAAAAGGctaaaaggaaaagacaaacctccccccaaaaaaaagccaaGTACCTGATGTTGATGCGCTCCATGGGTGAGGGGAAAAGTGCTGTCTGCTGAATGAAGGTGTGCCGACTGGTGTAGGACCGTGCAGATACACAGGGCTGCCAGAGATACTGGTGGCGTAGCTCGTCAATGCTGTAGGCGCAGACCATTAAAGAGACAGCTCATTATTTAGCACATGAGGAAAACTGTCCCTCAAAGCATCCCCTTCTGGGCTTTTCTTTAAACGCAATTACCATGTTACGTTTTGTCACTATATTTAGTTGCAGTTACCCCACCCCTATGTTGATAAAGTTACATTCCTCTGTACGCCTGGTCATGAATCTCAAGAGGGATTTAGTTACTGTATTTAAAACCAGTGAAACAGACGTCTACGCAATGATCTCGtatgaagtaaaataaatagtcTTACCAATGGGGCTGTTGACCATCCTCTGTGAGGCAGAGCGGTACCCTGGGGCTTTGGAGCCGTCCGGGGGAGGCGGGGCCATCATATTCTCTATTTGGCCCATACTCATGTAGGCTGGTGGGACCGAGTATGACTGCTCTGGAGGCGATCGAGCTGGCAGATGGCAAGCACCCCACACCTGATTGTTTCCAACCTGCAAAGCGGGCGCAATTACTCAAAGTTATGATTATAAAAGAAGCCGTGATATTTGTACTGTTTAggt
This window contains:
- the higd2a gene encoding HIG1 domain family member 2A, mitochondrial, translating into MAGTPAVPEQTAKPSTSAFVPFDFSQPPLIDGFNPSPKAKDDTFKEKFIRKTKENPFVPIGCLGTAGMLIYGLRAFHQGKTRHSQLLMRGRIFAQGFTVFAIIVGVFTTALKPKQ